The proteins below come from a single Epinephelus moara isolate mb chromosome 19, YSFRI_EMoa_1.0, whole genome shotgun sequence genomic window:
- the ogdhl gene encoding 2-oxoglutarate dehydrogenase-like, mitochondrial produces MSQFRVLAGVLRGGCVGGSQWLRACGGAPARRLVDPRRGCSSGAAPDVSAVASSSSYVEEMYFAWLEDHKNVHESWDAFFRNIQASSPSGEAGEQRPSALLQGRVLSHSPDMAQKVVEDHLAVHTLIRAYQIRGHHVAQLDPLGILEADLDSFVPSDLITTIDKLGFYGLDESDLGRTFQLPPTTFIGGGDTTLPLKEIIHRLETTYCGHIGVEYMFINNVDQCQWIRQKFETPGIMQFTNAEKRTLLARLIRSTRFEDFLARKWSSEKRFGLEGCEVLIPALKTMIDKSSSAGIDSVIMGMPHRGRLNVLANVIRKDLDQIFCQFDPKLEAADEGSGDVKYHLGMYHERINRETERNITLSLMANPSHLEAVDPVVQGKTKAEQFYRGDTQGKKVMSILIHGDAAFAGQGVVYETFHLSELPSYTTHGTIHVVVNNQIGFTTDPRVARSSPYPTDVARVVNAPIFHVNADDPEAVMYVCRVAADWRSTFNKDVVIDLVCYRRFGHNEMDEPMFTQPLMYKQIRRQEHVLKKYSDRLIAEGVVTLQEFEEEVAKYDKICEEEYASSKDEKILHIRHWLDSPWPDFFTAEGEPKSMSCVPTGLDEEVLQHIGQSASSVPLEDFKIHPGVSRILRGRADLVKNRQMDWALGEYMAFGSLLKDGIHVRLSGQDVERGTFSHRHHVLHDQEVDKRTCVPMNHLWDNQAPYTVCNSSLSEYGVLGFELGFAMASPNALILWEAQFGDFHNTAQCIIDQFISPGQAKWVRNNGIVLLLPHGMEGMGPEHSSARPERFLQMSKDDPDHFPELSGDFEVQQLYDCNWIVVNCSTPANYCHVLRRQILLPFRKPLIIFTPKSLLRHPDARSSFDDLAKGTTFKRLIPDEGPASQNPAQVKRVIFCTGKVYYELAKERKQQKLDKDIAIIRLEQISPFPFDLVRAEVEKYGNAQLVWCQEEHKNMGYYDYVRPRFLTVVANKRPVWYVGRDPAAAPATGNKSTHLNELKRFMDAAFNLSAFQEKDV; encoded by the exons ATGAGTCAGTTTCGGGTGTTAGCGGGTGTGCTGAGGGGTGGGTGTGTTGGGGGGAGTCAGTGGCTGCGTGCATGTGGAGGGGCCCCGGCCAGGCGCCTGGTTGATCCCAGGAGAGGCTGCTCCTCAGGGGCTGCGCCTGATGTCTCAGCAGTGGCCAGTAGCTCCAGCTATGTGGAGGAGATGTACTTTGCCTGGTTGGAGGATCATAAAAACGTCCACGAG TCTTGGGACGCATTCTTCCGTAACATCCAGGCCTCCAGTCCGTCTGGCGAGGCGGGCGAGCAACGCCCCTCCGCTCTGCTCCAGGGCCGAGTGCTGTCCCACTCACCAGACATGGCACAGAAAGTGGTGGAGGACCACCTGGCCGTGCACACTCTCATTAGAGCCTACCAG ATTCGTGGCCACCATGTTGCCCAGTTGGACCCGTTGGGAATCCTGGAGGCTGACCTGGACTCTTTCGTTCCCTCCGACCTGATCACCACCATCGATAAGTTAG GTTTCTACGGTCTTGATGAGTCTGACTTGGGTAGGACCTTTCAACTGCCTCCCACCACCTTCATCGGAGGAGGAGACACCACTCTCCCTCTTAAAGAAATCATACACAGACTAGAG ACAACCTACTGTGGACACATAGGAGTCGAGTACATGTTCATCAACAATGTGGACCAGTGTCAGTGGATTCGTCAGAAATTTGAGACTCCGGGAATCATGCAGTTCACTAATGCTGAGAAGAGGACTCTGCTAGCCCGCCTGATCAGATCCACACG GTTTGAGGACTTCCTGGCCAGAAAGTGGTCATCAGAGAAACGTTTTGGTCTGGAGGGCTGTGAAGTGCTCATCCCTGCTCTCAAAACCATGATTGACAAGTCGAGCAGCGCCGGCATCGACAGCGTGATCATGGGGATGCCTCATCG GGGTCGACTGAATGTCTTGGCCAATGTGATCCGTAAGGACCTGGATCAGATCTTCTGTCAGTTTGACCCCAAGTTAGAGGCTGCTGATGAG GGTTCAGGTGATGTCAAATACCACCTTGGGATGTACCATGAGAGGATTAACCGTGAGACAGAAAGGAACATCACACTGTCACTCATGGCGAACCCCTCCCACCTGGAGGCGGTGGATCCAGTGGTTCAGGGCAAGACCAAAGCTGAGCAGTTCTACAGAGGGGACACTCAGGGAAAGAAG GTGATGTCCATCTTGATACACGGTGATGCTGCTTTTGCTGGACAAGGAGTTGTGTATGAGACTTTCCACCTGAGTGAGCTCCCCTCCTACACCACACATGGTACAATCCATGTGGTGGTCAACAACCAG ATTGGCTTCACCACAGACCCTCGAGTGGCCCGCTCCTCGCCCTACCCCACTGATGTGGCTCGGGTTGTCAATGCACCCATCTTCCATGTGAACGCCGACGACCCCGAGGCAGTCATGTACGTGTGCCGGGTGGCTGCAGACTGGAGGTCCACCTTCAACAAGGATGTAGTCATTGACCTG GTTTGTTACAGGCGCTTCGGCCATAATGAGATGGACGAGCCCATGTTCACCCAGCCACTGATGTACAAACAGATCCGTCGGCAGGAGCATGTGCTGAAAAAGTACTCCGACAGGCTCATTGCGGAGGGAGTGGTGACACTGCAGGAATTTGAG GAAGAAGTTGCCAAATATGATAAGATATGTGAGGAGGAATACGCCAGCTCCAAGGATGAAAAGATTTTACACATTCGGCATTGGCTCGATTCCCCCTGGCCAG aTTTCTTCACAGCAGAGGGAGAGCCCAAGAGCATGAGCTGTGTCCCCACAGGACTGGATGAGGAGGTTCTGCAGCACATTGGCCAGTCAGCCAGCTCAGTGCCTCTGGAAGATTTTAAAATCCACCCTG GTGTGTCTCGTATCCTGCGTGGTCGCGCTGACCTGGTGAAGAATCGGCAGATGGACTGGGCTTTAGGAGAGTACATGGCCTTTGGTTCCCTTCTCAAAGATGGCATCCATGTACGACTCAGTGGACAGGATGTAGAGCGGGGCACCTTTAG TCACCGTCATCACGTCCTGCATGACCAAGAGGTGGACAAACGAACCTGTGTTCCCATGAACCACCTGTGGGACAACCAGGCTCCTTATACCGTCTGCAACAGCTCCTTGTCAGAGTACGGAGTGCTTG GTTTTGAGCTTGGCTTCGCCATGGCCAGCCCGAATGCTCTGATCCTCTGGGAGGCCCAGTTTGGAGACTTTCACAACACAGCCCAGTGTATCATTGACCAGTTCATCAGCCCAGGCCAGGCCAAGTGGGTCCGCAACAATGGTATTGTCCTGCTGCTGCCACACGGGATGGAGGGAATG GGTCCAGAACATTCATCAGCTCGACCTGAACGTTTCCTGCAAATGAGCAAAGATGATCCCGATCACTTCCCT gAGTTAAGTGGAGATTTCGAAGTCCAGCAGCTGTACGACTGTAACTGGATCGTGGTCAACTGCTCCACGCCTGCTAACTACTGTCATGTGCTCAGACGGCAGATTCTGCTGCCATTCAGAAAACCG CTGATCATTTTCACACCAAAGTCTCTGCTGAGGCACCCCGATGCAAGGTCCAGTTTTGATGACCTCGCCAAAG GCACTACATTCAAGAGGTTGATTCCAGACGAGGGCCCTGCGAGTCAAAACCCAGCCCAAGTGAAGAGGGTGATCTTCTGCACCGGCAAAGTCTACTACGAACTGGCTAAAGAGAGGAAACAGCAAAAACTGGACAAAGACATCGCCATCATCAGACTTGAACAG ATCTCTCCATTCCCGTTTGACCTGGTCAGAGCAGAGGTAGAGAAATACGGCAACGCTCAGCTGGTCTGGTGTCAGGAGGAGCACAAGAACATGGGTTACTATGATTACGTCCGGCCGCGTTTCCTCACAGTGGTGGCCAACAAGAGGCCTGTATG GTATGTGGGACGGGACCCTGCTGCGGCTCCTGCGACAGGGAACAAGTCGACCCACCTCAATGAGCTGAAGAGGTTCATGGACGCAGCTTTCAACCTGAGCGCCTTCCAGGAGAAGGACGTGTAG
- the c19h10orf53 gene encoding UPF0728 protein C10orf53 homolog, translating into MPKNARVTLCYGPYESSGVVKHRTFRLQGLQAALEARGHQCVLEETREWNMVELVVNGELVFSCNIQQLEFGGDGQLDPVCKEAVTAVENAY; encoded by the exons ATGCCGAAAAACGCGCGTGTGACACTTTGCTACGGACCTTATGAATCCAGTGGAGTGGTTAAACACAGGACCTTCCGCCTGCAGGGTCTCCAGG CCGCTCTGGAGGCGCGCGGGCACCAGTGCGTCTTGGAGGAAACGCGCGAGTGGAACATGGTGGAGCTCGTGGTCAACGGGGAGCTCGTCTTCAGCTGTAACATACAGCAGCTGGAGTTTG GTGGAGATGGACAGCTGGACCCTGTCTGTAAAGAGGCTGTGACTGCTGTGGAGAACGCTTACTGA